The genomic stretch CTTGTTGTAAGAGGTCTAGTTCTTTACCTCTTTGACTCAATTGTTTCTCTTTTTCAGTGATTAAATTTTCCCGTTCTGCAATTAATCGTTCGCTTTGGTTTAGTTTAGATTCTAAAACTTTTAAACGGCTTTCTTGCTGAGCAATAACTTGGTCTTGGATTTGCATTTTTTGAGCGCGAATCCCAATTTCTCGCTCTCTTTGATAAATCCGTTGATCCTGGGCGCGAATTCTTTTATCTCGCTCGCTGATGGCAGTATCACGCAGGGCAATTTGTTGGTCTTGTAACCTAATCGATCGATCGCGTGCCGCAATCTTTTCATCTCTTTGATCGAGTTGCGCTTTTAATTGGCTAATTTGTTGCTGCACTTGCTCTCTTTGCGCGATCAAATCTTTTCTTTCCGATTGCAGTTTGGCAATTTCTCCCCGCAAATTTTCAGTTTGTTGAGAAACTACTTTTAACTGCTCTTGAGTTTGACTTAATTGCCCTTGAGTTTCACTCAATTTGGCTTGTGTTTGATTTAATTGTGCTTGGGTTCCAGCTTGTTTAGCCACTGCTTCCGAAAGTTTGGCTAAGGCAATTTGTAACGCTTTGTTAGTATCATCTAAGCGTTTTTGTGCAGCTGCTTGTTCTGCTTTTGCTTGGGCTAATTCATTTTCTACTTGACTTTTTTGTTGTTCTACTTGAATTTTCTCTGCTTCTACGAGCAGTTTTTCTCCTTTGGTTTTTTCTACTTCTTGGCGGGCATTTTTCAAATTTCTTTGAATTGACTCTAATTTAAAAACGCCCGTGCGTAACTGGTCACTGGCGGCGAATAAAATTGCCAGTGTGGAACCAGAAATTAAACTACCTGTCAGGAGGGTGATCAACACCGCTGTGTTCTTGGGTCGTAAGTTGAATAAGCTTAATCTAGCTTTGCCAACTTTCGTCCCGATACGATCGCCCACCGATGCGATCACGCCTCCCAACACCAAAACTGCTGCTATTAGGATTAACCCGGTGGTCATATTTAGCTAAATCAGATCCATATCCAGACTATCTCACACCCTACTAATATTGAAGCTAGCAACTTAAATAGAGTGAATAATTTACACCTATTTAAGTTTTTCCCTGACAGGAGAGGGGTAATTTGATTCCTGTCAAACCTCAAATTACGTAAACTGTTGGCTTAACGCTACTGGGTTATGGACAGTAATCTTTTTCTTATGGATGGAGATCATTTTTTCCTGCCTGAGATCCCCTAACAAACGAGTTACTGTTACGCGAGTGGAACCTATGGCTTCAGCGATCGCCTGATGGGATAGCTTTAGATCTATGGTAATCCCATCTTGGCCGGAAACTCCAAAATCACGACAAAGAATTAACAGGAAACTGACCAATCTAGAACCCATATCTCTATGCGCTAGGGTTTCAATCATCATTTCTGTTTGCAGAATCCGTGAAGACAAACCTCGCAACATTAACATTGATAACTCAGGATTATCCTTGAGTGCTTGTTCTACTTGATCGATCGGTGCTGAGAGCAATTCTGCTGGTGTAAAAGCGACCGCATGATAAAACCGATCGGAACGGTTCCCTGTAATCAGAGATAATACTCCAAACACGCTATTTTCTCGTAATAAGGCAACTGTAATTTCTTCCCCAGCTTCGTAAACGCGGGAAAGTTTTACCGCACCTTTGAGTAGAAAATATACTCTTTCAGCAGGATCTCCCGGAAAAAAAATGGTTTTTCCCCTTTCAAAGGTTTCTACAACTGGCGGAAACGCGCCTCCTCCTATTTGTCGAAATACAGATGCAAGCGGTCTATCGTCTAAAACGACCATGTTTTTACCCTCACCGACACCCAAAAAACTTCTTTAATTCTTGCCAATTAACCTTAGTAATAACTTCGATCATTCCGATTTCCAAAATTTAGCTTGTGAGTTTTTGCTGTGTAGTCAATACGTAGTTTATTTGATGTTTGGGTGGTTTACTGTTTGGCACTGCCGCACTTCCATAATGTTTTGACCAATCAAATCGTTATATACAAAATTGCTGTGCAATATAACACATAATAGCTACTTATATAATTGCATTTTGGCTCCTCATGCTTACAGAAAATTCTCAAGATTAAAATCGACTTTATTTCCTGCGGTTACACCCAAGAAACTATGGCAAAATTTGGAGTATTTCTGAGAATTTTCTGTATTTTAAAACACATTATTCCCAAATGATCTGTAATTTTAGCGAGATTGGCAAAGTTTTGACGCTGTTTCCGGGACAAGACTCAGATATAATGAACCACTATGCTGAATTTAACCGGAAAAAACGCTCTTGTAACTGGCATTGCCAACAATCGATCGATCGCTTGGGGCATTGCTCAACAACTTCATCAAGCTGGAGCCAACCTTGGCATCACCTACTTGCCTGATGAAAAAGGTCGCATGGAAAAAAAAGTAGCTGAGTTAGTGGAACCACTCAACCCCAGTTTATTTCTACCATGTGATGTCCAAAACGAATCTCAAATCCAGTCTACTTTTGAGACAATTGGTGACAAATGGGGTAAACTCGACATCCTGGTTCATTGCTTGGCTTTTGCCAAAAAAGATGATTTGTCAGGGGAATTTAGTAAAACCACCAGAGAAGGCTTTAACTTAGCTTTAGAAGTTAGTGCCTATTCGCTGATTCAGCTGAGTGGGGCTGCTAAACCTTTGATGACAGAAGGTGGTAGCATCATTACGCTATCATATCTGGGCGGTGTGCGAGTGGTTCCTAACTATAATGTAATGGGGATTGCTAAAGCTGCTTTGGAAATGAATGTTCGTTACTTAGCCGCAGAATTAGGCCCCCAAAATATTCGGGTAAATGCAATTTCCGCAGGCCCGATTCGCACTTTGGCTTCTTCGGCAGTTGGCGGAATTTTAGATATGATTCACCATGTTGAGGAAGTGGCTCCTTTGAGACGTACTGTTACCCAAACTGAAGTGGGTAACGCAGCTGCTTTTCTATGCAGTGATTTATCTAGCGGCATTACAGGTCAAGTTTTGTATGTGGATGCTGGTTATGAAATCATGGGCATGGGATAAGTTAATTTATTGATGTGAAAATAGTTTATGCAAATTAGCGATCGCCAACTTCTTGCCAACGAACATCCAGAGCAAATTATCCCCGCACGTATCGCAACTGTCCGACGGACAACGGGTGAAACCGATGTGCAGGTAACTGTTAATTTGGATGGTACAGGTGTTTGTATTTCCAAAACGGGAATTCCCTTTTTAGATCACATGATGCACCAAATTTCTTCACATGGGTTGATAGATTTGGATGTACAAGCAACGGGTGATTTGGAAATAGACGATCACCACACAAATGAGGATGTGGGAATTACTTTGGGTCAGGCGTTGGGGAAGGCTTTAGGCGATCGCAAAGGCATTGTTCGTTTTGGTAATTTTCTCGCGCCTCTTGATGAAGCTTTAATTCAAGTGGCTTTGGATTTTTCAGGAAGACCTCATTTAAGTTATGGTTTGGAAATCCCGACGCAGCGAGTCGGAACTTATGATACTCAATTAGTGAGAGAATTTTTTGTGGCGTTAGTAAATCATTCGCAAATGACGTTACATATTCGTCAATTAGACGGGATTAATTCTCATCATATTATTGAAGCAACTTTTAAGGCTTTTGCTAGAGCAATGCGAATGGCGGTGGAATTCGATCCTCGTCGTTTGGGAAGTATTCCTAGTTCTAAAGGAGTTTTGTAAGAGTTTTTTTGAACCGCGAAGGACGCAAAGAGCGCGAAGGAAGAAACCACAGAGACGCAGAGGGCGCAGAGAAGAAATCAGAGAAATTTTACTATTTGTAGGGTGCGTTAGCTATAGCGTAACGCACCATCAAGTTATATTTAGTTTTACTTAACCCACCCTTACGCCTATAGGAAGACTTCAGCCACCAGAGCTAATATGTTATAAAAGTCATAATTCTTAATGATTATTTACTAATGGTGTTTTCCTCTGGCTTGTCTAAGCTTAAAAATTCTTTGACAAAAACAACTTTATTTGGTAAAGAACTCACACCTGAGTTAGTCGCTATTTTATTGGTGTACTTTGTGCAGGGTATTTTAGGGTTGGCTCGCCTAGCTGTGAGCTTTTTCCTCAAAGATGAATTGTCACTCAGTCCGGCTGAAGTGTCTGCTTTAATGGGGATTGCGGCGTTACCCTGGATAGTTAAACCTTTATTTGGCTTTGTTTCTGATGGATTGCCAATTTTAGGTTATCGACGGCGACCTTATTTAATTCTCTCTGGATTTTTGGGATCTGCGGCTTGGATTGGTTTGGCGACGGTGGTGCATAGTGCTTGGGCGGCGACATTGGCGATCGCTCTTTCTTCCTTCTCTGTTGCCATGAGTGACGTAATTGTAGATTCCCTAGTCGTAGAAAGAGCTAGAGGAGAATCAGTTAGTGATGCCGGATCTTTACAATCTCTTTCTTGGGGCGCTTCCGCATTAGGAGGTTTAATTACCGCCTACTTGAGCGGTTTTTTATTAGAACAATTCAGCAATCGTACTGTATTTGCTATTACCGCCACTTTTCCGCTAATTGTGTCGATCGTTGCCTGGTTAATTGCTGAATCACCAATTACCGAAAAACCAGATTTTTCCACAGCTTGGCAACAAGTTAAACAACTAAAAAAAGCTGTAACTCAAAAGGCAATTTGGTTGCCTACTGCATTTTTATTTCTCTGGCAATGTACGCCAACCGCTGATGCCGCATTTTTCTTTTTCACTACTAACGAATTGGGATTTCAACCAGAATTTTTGGGTAGAGTTCGTTTAGTAACTAGTGTCGCTTCTTTAATAGGAATTTGGCTATTTCAAAGATTCTTTAAAAACGTTCCTTTCCGCACTTTTTTTGCTTGGACAACTGTATTGTCTGCGGCATTAGGCATGACAGCATTATTACTTGTTACTCATACAAATCGGGCTTTGGGAATAGACGATCGTTGGTTTAGTTTGGGAGATAGTTTAATTCTCACTGTTATGGGACAAATTGCTTATATGCCAGTGTTAGTTTTGGCAGCAAGGCTTTGTCCTCCTGGTGTAGAAGCAACTTTATTTGCCCTACTTATGTCAGTAACAAATTTAGCAGGTTTACTTTCTTATGAATTTGGTGCTTTGTTAATGCACTGGCTGGGAATTACAGAAAATAATTTTCAATATCTCTGGTTATTGGTAGTAATTGCCAACTTAAGTACTCTTCTACCTTTACCGTTTATAAATTGGTTGCCTCAAACCGATCCCCAAGCAGAAATTGCGGAAAAACATATCCAACCAGTTCCGGCTTTGGAGCTTGATTCTTCTGCTTCTAAACATATTGCACAACCCTTTTTGCCTGATTTAATGTCAGAATTAGGAACTAATTCTTTGTTAATGAAAGCAGAAAAATCGGCTGAATAACGCGATCGCTTATCAAGTATCCAACTACCGAATACCAATTAAAAAATATGCAGAGCTTCCAACTTTACGAACACGCCTCTACAGTTCCACCCAAATCTTACGATCGCCAAAAATGGCAAAAAGGTTATCAATCCCTAAAACAAGAATTTAATTATTGGATTGATGACGTAGAAGGAGAAATTCCTTTTAATCTTCAAGGAACTTTATTTCGTAACGGCCCCGGTTTATTAGATATTAAAGGTCAAAAATATCATCATCCTTTTGATGGAGATGGGATGATTTGCGCTTTCACTTTTACCAATGGGAAAGCTCACTTTCAAAATCGTTTTGTCCGCACTCAAGGTTTTGTCGAGGAGCAAAAAGCCGGAAAAATCCTTTATCGTGGTGTTTTTGGCACGCAAAAACCTGGTGGTTGGTTAGCTAATGCTTTTGATTTAAAAATCAAAAACATCGCTAATACTAATGTGATTTATTGGGGTAAAAAACTATTAGCTCTTTGGGAAGCTGCTGAACCTTATCGCCTGAATCCAGATAATTTGGCGACTTTGGGAATGGAATATTTCGATCGCGTTTTACAAAAGGGAGATGCTTTTGCCGCTCATCCGCGCATCGATCCCTGTTGCGAATGGGATAATGGAAAACCTAGATTAGTAAATTTTTCCATTAAACCTGGACTTTCCTCTACTATTACTATTTACGAATTAGACGAATCTGGAAAAATTGTCCAGCGTCATTCCCATTCTGTTCCAGGTTTTGCTTTTATTCACGATTTTGCTATTACTCCCAATTACTGTATTTTCTTTCAAAATCCAGTATCTTTTAATCCCCTACCTTACATTTTGGGTTGGCAAGGTGCAGGTCAATCAGTAAAATTTAATCCCAAAGAGAAGACACGCATTATTATTATTCCCCGTCATTCCAATACTTCTATTTCGGGAATAAAAATCTTGGAAACTCAGTCGGGTTTTGTTTTTCATCATGCTAATGCTTTTGAGCAAGATAACAAAATTTATATCGACTCAGTTTGTTATGAATCTCTTCCAACAGTCGATCCAAATGCTGATTATCACGAAACAGATTTTGATGCACTTTCTCCCGGACAACTTTGGCGCTTTGCAGTTAATTTGAATGAAGAAACAGTCCAGCGAAAAATGTTGGAAAGTCGCTGTTGTGAATTTCCTTCGGTGCATCCAGCAAAAGTAGGTAGACCTTACCGTTATTTGTATCTTGGTGCGGCTCATGCAGCTTCAGGAAATGCACCGCTTCAAGCAATTTTAAAAATTGACCAAGTTTCTGGAGAAGGACAATTTTGGAGTGCTGCATCAGATGGTTTTGTCAGTGAGCCTGTGTTTGTTCCAGCTACAAATGCTATCAATGAGGATGATGGTTGGCTCATGACATTAGTGTATGATTCAGCACATCATAAATCCGATCTTGTGATTTTAGATGCTCGGAATTTACATCAAGAACCAGTAGCTCGGTTACATTTAAAACACCATGTTCCTTATGGATTGCATGGAAATTTTACTCCCGAAGTATTTGCAATCAAGGAATGACATGGTTAAAGTAATAAATTGGTAAAAAACTTAATCTTTTGTGAGTTGGTTTTTTAACTTTTGTGGGATTTATAATTTTAGAGGGTTGACGGGGCAAGATATAAGCAGTAATAGTAATGCCAAATCAAGCATTACTGGCTCCCCCCTAGATTAGCAAATCACCAGGGTGCTAGCCAGGTAAACCCTATGAAATTCTCAATAGTTATTACAACTTACAATCGTTTGTCTTTGTTAAGACGTTCCATTGCTTCCGCCTTGGCTCAAAGTATATCCTGTGAAATAGTGGTTGCTGACGATTGTTCTTCTGATGGTACAGAAGCTTATGTATCTGCTTTACAGGAGGAACTTCGTGCAAATGGAGACGATCGCTTAGTCTATCATCGCAATTCAAATAATATGGGCCATGCGGCGACAATTAATGCCGGAGTGAAAGTCGCTACAGGCGACTGGATTAAACCTGTAGATGATGATGATTATTTGGCAAATAATTGTATTGAAGAACTCACAAAGGCGATCGCTCTTCGTCCTCAAGCTGTGATTTGTTCTTGTCAAGCAGCACAAGTTGATGTCAACCAAAACGAAATTAGTCGCACCCGGAAAAATGGCCCAGGTAGAGCTTTTTACATTCCCCAAGAAGACATCCATTATGGAATGCTACTTGAACAAATTCCTTTTGGAACTCCGATTCAAGTAGCCTTTCGTCGTGATGCTTTCCTGAAAACAGGTGGTTGGGATTCAAGATTAGATGTTAATTTTGACGATATTGATTCTTGGGTAAAAATTTCTCAGTTTGGTGATGCGATCTTTCTTAATCAATGTTTAGCTTACCGTACAGTTTGGCCTGGTGGTTACAATCAGAAATTTTCTTTAAAAAAGCGCTTAGAAACTCACATTCAACTTAAAGAAAAAATTTATGATTTAGTTGCTCAAAAACATCACGATAATATTCCTAGTATTCAAGCTTTTCGTAATTATCTTAAATTACACTGGGCTTTAGTTGCAGCAAAACAACGTAGAGTGAGCGATCTGTTGGTTTTTGCTTTACCGACAATTTTTCATATCTCTGCTTGGCGACTTTTATTTTTAGCTCTAATTAACCGTTATAATCAGCAGTTTTTACTGCAAAAGCAACTGGATAAAAATATTTGGGTATGGACAAAACTTTCCACATTAGTTGGGGAAAACTCTTGTTCTACTTTTTCAGATTTTCAAAATCTTCGCAATTACTTACGATTACGCCATAGTTGGGGCGCGATTAAGCAAAGTAAATTTCCGATCGCCATTAAACTAGCTTTCCCTGCTGTATTTTCTGTACCAGCCTGGAAGTTAGTTATTAAAGCCGCTATTTCATCCCACCAAAACCATAAAGATTCTTTAATTCGTAAACTGGTGCTGATTAACTAATTTATTCCGTCAAGGAAATAAAATCCACGTTTAGACTGAGGAATTTCTGGCGATCGGCGTGTAAGTTGTTAGTATCACTACCACAAACACTGAGTTGTTTTGTGTCTAGATCGACAATAAGTATTTTTGCGTTATATTAAGTTAAATTACAGAATGTAAAGCAATGCCAGTCAATGGCATTCTCACAATTACTTTGTACTAGGACGAAATTCTGTGACCTCATTACTACAACTTTCCCAAACTGAAGATCTAATCGCCGCATTTTTCCAAGAATCAGAGGGTACTTGGCATTCTGAAAGACGGTACTACACTTTGCCACAGGTAGAAACCAAAGAAATGGTAAGTATTCTGACAATTGAGTTTTTGCCGCAGGGGAGGGAAGAATTGCGAGAATTAGCGCAACTGCACGGTTTAACCGATGAAATTATTCTTAGTTGTGGTGCAAAGGTGAGTTGGGAAAGCAAGGAATCTGTCAGTGAGAAAAAGCAATCACAAGGAAAAACATTGTTTGGTGCTGCGGGGAATATTTTATACCGCGATCGCGGTTTCGCCACCTCAAAACCTGTAACAGCACAGTACTATTTTCCCAATCGACAAACCTTATGTTTACGAACAGAATACAACGATTCTGTATTTGAAGAAGAGTTAAAATTAGTGGGAAAAAATTACCGGACTAGACAATCAATTATTTCTCGCGCTGGGGAACAATTAATGATTGGACAATATTTAGAAAAAAGAATTTAAAAGGAGTTTCTCCTTCACTTTAAATTAGCAGTTAGTTAGTTGGCGATAAGTTAGTGGATAGTTTCCAACCAGATGCAACTAACATTTCAGTGTGACAACAAAGGCTAAAACCAAGTTTAGGATTGTATAGGGTAGCGTAAATCCCTACATTTGTTTCGCTTAATTGCATAATATAAGCTTCTGTGCCTTTGCGATCGCAAATTAGTTTTTGTCCGACTTGCCAAGCTGTCATTGCTTATACCTAAATTCATCCTTCCTTTAAGTTACTATCTCATTAGCTAGTTTAAAATCCTGCTTTTGAATCACCCTAAAGGGTGACTTTATTTGGCAATTATTTTTTTGCCATTAACGTAAAAAAATAATTGTTTTAAGTAACTAATCACTTCGGCTTTGCTAACTTCATCTTGTACTATTTACAACACTAAATTATATGCTCGATCGTTTTCCTTTGTTAAATTTGAATAATAATTATTCAACCAATAAACCTCTCCAAAAATTAAAATTGCGTTGTCTAAAACATTTGTAGAGACGTTGTATGCAACGTCTCTACAATCTTTTTTGGACAAGTCTAACGATCGATTTAATAATAACTTCCAGACTTGCGATGATGAACAGCCGTAACAGCATCAGGCGTGAATACTTTTCCTTCATCAGCTATGGCATAAACTAACCAATGATCGCCGCATTCCATCCGATTTTGTACCGTACATTCTAGATAAGCTAAAGCACCAGTTAAAATCGGAGAACCGTTTTTCGCATCTTCAGTTTCAATATCAGCAAAACGGTCTTCTCCGGGAGCAAAGTTTTTCATAAAATGCTTCCGTAACTGCCGCCCTTCTGCCAGAATATTTAACACAAACTTATCGCCAATGTGAGTCATTGTTTCTAAAGCGCGATCTTTAGCAACAGCAACTGTAAGTCCAGGTGGGTTAAAAGTTGCTTGGGAAACCCAAGAAGCTAACATGGCACTTTTTAAGTCACCTTTTTTAGTAGTAACTACACACAAAGAACCAACAATTCTACCTACAGCTTGCTCGGTTCTTGCTGCTTGAGAGTCACCTACAGGTTGACGCGAAGGGCGAATTTTTTTGGCTCTTTTCAATGCTTGAGCAAAGTCAGTTCCGGCTTCTTCACAATATTGTAATGTTGTATCTTCGGGTTTAAATTTAACCCGAATTGTCTCAAATCCAAACCGATAACCTGCGTCTTTTAGTTTACCTTCAATCAAATCAATTGCTTCACCACTCCAACCAAAAGAACCAAAAACTCCTGCTAATTTAGTTTTTGCTGCTGTGGATAAAACTATCCCTAAAGCTGTTTGAATTTGGGTTGGTGCATGACCTCCTAATGTAGGAGAACCGATAATAAAACCATCGGCTTTTTCAATAGCAGCTTGAATTTCTGTGGGTTCAGAAAATTCACAATTAATTGTTTCAACGCTGACTCCAGATTTAGTAACGCCGCGTGCGATCGCTTGTGCCAAAGCAGCAGTATTCCCATAAGCGGAAGCATACAAAAGCGCCACAGTTGCTTCTTGATTCTTCTGTTGCTGACACCATTCCCGGTAAGATTTGGTCAAATCGGTTAAGCTATAAAGCACTAAAGGCCCATGACCTGTAGCATAGAATTTAACGTTAAAAGGGGCTAATTTTTCCAAGGCTGTTTCTACTTGACGCGCATGAGGAGCCATTAAACAATCGAAGTAGTAGCGTCTGTCCTCTTGGAAAATAGTCCAACCTTCATCAAATACTTGATCGCCGCAAATATGTGCGCCAAAAAGTTTATCAGTGAAGAGAATTTGGGTTTGAGGATCGTAAGTACAAAGTTGATCGGGCCAACGAGGACTAGGTGTAGCAATAAATTCTAAATGATGTCCTTTACCAATATCTAAAGATTCTTCTCCCTTAACTACTAAAATGTTTAATTCTTGTTCTGCAAAGGCATTTCTCAAGGCGATCGCACCAGGATTAGAACACACAAAAGTGATTTGCGGCGCTAACTCTAATAAAGCTTTTAAAGAAGTAGCGCGATTCGGATTCACATGACCCAAAATTACATAATCTAAAGTTTTTGGATCTATGTAACGTTGTAATGCTGTCAAGAATATTTCCGTAAAAGACTCTCCGGGAGGGTCAATTAAAACGGTTTTTTCGCCTTGAATTAAGTAAGAATTAGCCGTTGTTCCCCGTTGTAGAGCATATTCAATTTCAAATTTGAGCCGATCCCAAGTACGCGATCGCATTACTACTGTATCTAACCCGATCGGTAAAACTTGCACATCTCTTTTTTTAGTTGTTTGGATCATGATTTTTTGAGGTATCTGGTAAAGGTTACTAGGGATATTGAAATCGTAGCCAAATTTAACAATCTCTAAAAAGTGGCAGATATCGTTTAGTGATGTTTACTCACTCCATTGCCATTGCTTTCTAAGACAGTATTAGCAATTTTGTAATCTTCTTGTTGCTTTTCTTCGGGTACTTGTAATTCATAAACTTCCTTTCCTTTATGTCTTAAAGAAATCATTTTTTCCGGGTCAATGCCATTAAATGTTGGCGGTAGCCATGCTCTTACTATCAGGAGTAATGCCATAACTATCAAGAAAGCACAAGCAGATATAATTTGTGTCCAATGTGCTTCTAAAACTCCTCTTACCAAGACTTCTCTTAATACAGATACTATAGAAACTTCAACTGCAACTCCGATCGACACTCGTTGTTCTTGTAAGTAAATAATCAAAAGCCGGAACAATTCCACCAAAATTAACAAGAAGAGAATATCCGATGTTACTACTTTGAAATTCAGAGGGGGGAGCAATTCAAAAAACATTGCTCTTAGCTGAATTGCCATTAAAGTAAATAAACCAATGCACAAAGAAATGATTAACAAATCCTGAATTGTTTCTAAAAATCGGACAATTCTGCTTTTATTTAACCATCCACCAGTTGTTGGCTCATTCTTTAATATATTGTACATTTCTTGTTCCTCTATCTTGATAGTTTCAGCATAGCTTTAATTAAGTTATCGGTGAAGCTGTTTTCTATCAAAAAAACTAATCTTTTACATCAATAACTTACTTGCCAAGAAGAGCCTCCAAACTAATAAAGAGGTAGGTAAAAACCTACCTCTAACGAACAACAATCAAAGCAAAAATTAGTAGTGATTTCCTACTTTTCTGTGGTGAACTGCGGTGAGAGAATCAGCTTTACTAACTCTGCCACTTTCTACGGTTGCATAAACAATATAATGATCGCTGCATTCCAACCGACTAACTACTTGGCATTCTACATAAGCAAGAGCATCGGTTAATATTGGGCAACCATTTTCTGCTGATTGAGTTTTGATTCCAGCAAAACGATCGGCCCCTGGAGCAAATCGCTTTAAAAAGTGTTTCATTAATGATTGATAATTGCCTTCTTCCAACACATTTAAAACGAATTTATCTCCCGTGTGCATCAAAGATTCGATCGCCCGATCTTTAGCCACAGCAATGGTAATACCCAAAGGTTTGAAACTTGCTTGTACTACCCAAGAAGCTAACATCGCGCTGCTAACATCACCTTTTTTGGCAGTAATAATGTAGAGTCCACCGCTAATTCTTCCCAAAGCTTTATCCAGATCGCTATCAAGGGATTTCATTTGCTTAATACTGCGATCGCGGCTCAAAAACTGCCCCAAGTCTGTACCTGCTTCTTCACAAAGTTGGTAAGTTCCTTCTCCCGGTGTTTCAGTAACTCGAACTGGAGGAAAAGCTTCAATTAAACCTAACTCTTTAAACTTATTTCGTAGCGGATAAACTGATTCATCTTCGTTCCCACCTGATTCAAACAAACCAAAACTTTGTTTTGCTTTAGCAGCTGCCAAAATCGTACTTAATCCTGCTTGAGCGACATTAGCACCCGATA from Phormidium ambiguum IAM M-71 encodes the following:
- a CDS encoding phycobiliprotein lyase, with product MTSLLQLSQTEDLIAAFFQESEGTWHSERRYYTLPQVETKEMVSILTIEFLPQGREELRELAQLHGLTDEIILSCGAKVSWESKESVSEKKQSQGKTLFGAAGNILYRDRGFATSKPVTAQYYFPNRQTLCLRTEYNDSVFEEELKLVGKNYRTRQSIISRAGEQLMIGQYLEKRI
- a CDS encoding phosphate-starvation-inducible PsiE family protein — its product is MYNILKNEPTTGGWLNKSRIVRFLETIQDLLIISLCIGLFTLMAIQLRAMFFELLPPLNFKVVTSDILFLLILVELFRLLIIYLQEQRVSIGVAVEVSIVSVLREVLVRGVLEAHWTQIISACAFLIVMALLLIVRAWLPPTFNGIDPEKMISLRHKGKEVYELQVPEEKQQEDYKIANTVLESNGNGVSKHH